Below is a window of Cytophagaceae bacterium DNA.
CCAGAGAATTTTGCATCAAAAATTATCCCTAATCTGTATTTTGCCGGTGAAGTATTAAATATAGATGCCATGACAGGAGGTTTTAATTTTCAGGCCGCCTGGACCGCAGGCTGGCACGTTGGCAGAAGTATTGCTTCGGTTTAATACTTGTTATTTTTTTGAGAATTAAAAAATCATACAACGGTATTGAAAAATTCTTTTTAAAAGAAATAATAATCTTTCTAACCCTGTTTTCAAAATCATAAATCGGATTTAAGTTAAATAGCTATTAATAATTTGTATTTAAATAAAATTACCTGAAATAAAATCAAAAAGCATTAGTAAATTTCTCAAAAGAATCAAATAAAAATATTAAATTTGGTTTCCAAAGATAAACCATCAAAAACTAAGCGTAGGATTGTGACACATTTAATTGAGCGATTTACTGAGCATTTAAAAAAAGGCAAATACAATACTGCAACTATCGCAGCGTACAGGAATGCCATTTTTGTTTTTTATAATCATTTTCGCGATTATCCTCAAAGCAAAATTACTGATGAACTTATTTCCAGCTATTTATTGGAAATGTCTCAAACCAAAAATTCAAGATATGACGCTGTTCAAACCGGAAAAGCCATTAAATTATTTTATGAAGTAATTTTTAATAAAACGTTAAATTTAAAATCTACTGGTAAAATAAAAGAAGAACAGGTTATTGATGTTTTGTCAAAAAATGAGTTAGTAAGCTTATTTGGGTCAATCAAAAACATGAAACACCGATTATTGCTGATGTTGGTTTACAATAATGGTCTAAAAATAAACGAAGTCATTAATCTGGAAGTTTCTGATTTGAATCTTGAAGAACATACCATTACAATTAGAAATAAAACCCCAAAGAAAAATAGAGTTCTAAGGTTGCCATCGAAGCTTAATGGTTTCATTAAAAGTTATTTAGAGAAATATTCTCCAACTACAATATTATTTACCGGAGCTGGTGGTGACAGTTATTATTCAGCAAGAAATATTCAGATATTTTTCCAGAAAGCCCTTAATGATGCCGGTATAAACAAATCTGCCACAGTTAATACTCTACGGCATAGTTTTGCTGTTCATTCCTTAGAATTGGGCATGGATATTCATATTTTGCAAAAAATATTAGGCCATTCCAACATTCAAACCACTACTGTTTATCAGCAATTTATCAAAGTTAATACCTATAATATCCATACGCCGCTCGAAATCATGGATTTGCCTGTCTAAAACTTAATGCTTTTCTTTTTTAAGGTTTTCAAGGTCAATTTTTTGGTGTTTCAGAGCATTGGTTTCCAATTCAACAAATTCCTTTCTTTTTTTGGCAATATCTACTGCTAAATAAATTGCACTGAGCATGGAGTTTGCATCAGCCTGATTTTTCCCAGCAATATCAAAAGCGGTACCATGGTCCGGTGAAGTACGAATTCCCATAAGCCCTGCTGTAAAATTCACTCCTGACTCAAATGCCATCATTTTGAATGGTGTGAGGCCCTGATCGTGATACATGGCGAGTATTCCATCAAATTTTTTGTAACTACCATTGGCAAAAAAGCCATCGGTTGGAAACGGCCCAATTACAATATTTCCGTTTTGGGTAAAATCTTTGATTACAGGAATGATTACGTTATTTTCCTCTTCACCCAATAACCCGTTTTCACCTGCATGAGGGTTTAGACCTAAAACAGCAATTTTTGGCTTCTGAATTCCAAAATCTATTTTTAGAGAATCAATAAATATCCTTAGTTTCTCAGAAATCAACTCTTTGGTAAGTTTATTTTTTATATCCGAAAGAGGAACATGGCCAGTTACTACTCCAATTCTGAGATCATCGCTTACCATTAACATCAAAACCTGATTTTTTTCAAATTTCTTCGCCAGGTATTCGGTATGTCCGGGAAATTTAAAATTTTCACTTTGAATATTTTCTTTAGAAATTGGGGCTGTCACCAATCCATCAATTTCTCCTTTTTTAAGGTCATTAGTAGCTCTTTCTAATGAATCAAAGGCTAATTTCCCTGCTTTCGGATCTTTTTTTCCAAATTCTATTTCAAAATAATCACCTTTAAGGCAATTTATCAGACTTGAATTTTTTGACTGAGCTTGTTTTGCTTCATTAATTCCAACGTATTGCCAGTGATGCATATCAATCACCTGCTTATATCTGCTCAGGTGTTTGCCGGAACCATAAATTATTGGCGTGCAAATTTTATTTATTCTATTAGTTGAAATAGCTTTTAGTAAAACTTCCGGCCCAATACCATTTACATCACCTATAGTTATTCCGATTTTCGGAAGGAATTCATTCTCCATAAAACAATAAAACAATTTTTCTCAAAATTAATAATTATTACTCAGCTTTTGTCCATTTTTCAATTGGGATTATTCTTAAATCTCGTTTTGATTCTTTTTTAATTTTAATTATGTAAGTATAATATCTGAAAATTTTAATTTCCAAAAATGTTATTTTTTATATAAACAAAAGCTTTATATAACTTCATTCCTTAAAAACGAAAAAGGTTGGGTTTACAAAACCCAACCTTTGTTACTATTAAACCTTATAAAAAAACAAAATTCGAAATTTATTAAGCAATATATTTATCTGATAATCAAATAATTGATTATAATAGGGTAGTAGGGCAAATGTAATCTGTCAGTTCTAATTTGCCTGTTTCTTTTATTGCTTTGAAGCCTCCAGCTATTTCAATGAGGTTATTGTAACCTTTGGATTTTAAAATAGAAGATATCACCATTGATCTGTAACCACTTGCACAATGGATATAATAGGTTTTTTCCGGATCAAGTTCTGCCAAATTTTGATGTACAAAATCTAATGGAAAATTACTTACACCAACTACATGTTCTGAGTCGTATTCACTCTTTTTCCTTGAATCTAAAACGTTTATTTCAGGATTTTTATGGAATGTTTCAGCAAATTCAGAAGCTGAAATGGAGGTAATTGTTTCAACTTCATTTCCATCGGCCTGCCATGCCGCAATCCCTCCGATGAGGTAGCCCAGTGTATTGTCATAACCCACCCTTGATAGTCTGGTGATTGCTTCTTTTATCTTTGACTCTTCGCCAACCAAAAGTATAGGTTGTTCCAAATCTGTAATCAAAGTACCTGCCCAACTGGCAAATGAGCCTTCCAGGCCAATATTCCAGCTGTTAGGTATAAATCCTTTACAAAATTCCTGAGCAGCTCTTAAATCCAGCACCAAAGCATTTGTTTCTTCGGCAGCAGTTTTAAATTCCAGCGGATTAAGACCTTTCAGTCCTTTTTCATACACATCATCAATTTTTCCATACCCCATTTTATTTAACACAGCATTTTTAGGAAAATATTGAGGCGGGGCAACTAGACCGGTTAATACTTTATCTATGAATTCATCTCTGGTTTTGGCTTGAAGAGCATAATTGGTCTTTTTCTGATTTCCAAGACTATCTGTAGTCTCTTTACTCATGTTTTTACCACATGCTGAGCCGGCACCGTGCCCCGGAAAAACTATTACATCGTCATCAAGAGTAAGAATTTTATTGTGAAGACTGTCATATAAGTACCCTGCCAACACTTCCTGAGTTACATTTCCTTTTATTGCCAGATCTGGGCGACCAACATCACCAATAAAAAGGGTATCGCCGGTAATAATACCATAGTCTTTGTCTTTTTCATCTTTTACAAGAAAACAACAAGATTCCATTGTATGTCCCGGGGTATGAAGGACTTTTATTTTGATGTCGCCTAATTGCAATTCTTCCTCATCTTTGGCTACTAACGCCGCATAACCCGGTTGAGCAGTGGGGCCAAAAACAATCGTAGCTCCGGTTTTTGCTGCTAGTTCTAAATGACCAGATACAAAGTCGGCATGAAAATGGGTTTCAAGAATATATTTGATTTTTGCTCCTTCAGAGGCTGCTTTTTGTATGTAGGGATCCGGTTCTCTTAATGGATCAACTATAGCAACTTCTCCGTTTGATTCAATGTAATAAGCGGCTTCGGCCAAACAGCCGGTGTACATTTGCTCGACTTTCATAATAATTCTGTTTAGATTATTGTTCTTATTATTACACCAATTGTAATTTTTTGGTTTTGTAAGTAATAATTTCGAAGCAAATCTCGTAAACGGAATTCTTTCAAAAAGTGATTTTTGTCACGTTTGGATTATTTCTATAAATTATATTGAAAAACAAATAAAATTATAATAATTCAATTTTGTTTCTCGAAAGTTTTAATTGACCTATTTTTTCCAATTGTTTTAATAGTCTGGAAACTACTTCCCTGGAGGTCGCCAGTTCGTTTGCCAATTCTTCATGTGTGGTGTAGAGTATTCTGGTACCGCCCGTAATTTTGATTTTTTTTCTAATCAAAGATATAAGTCTCTGATCTAGTTTGTTAAAAGCTATACAATCAATGGTCTCCATCAAGCTGTCAAACCTTTTCTGGTAAGTATTAAATACAAATTGTTTCCAACTATTGTATTTGCAAATCCATTCGTCAACTTTCTCAACTGGTATTGCAACAAATCTTGTTTTTTCCTCGGCAACAGCGGCAATATCTGAGATTTTGGATTGTAAACAGCAAGTTAATGACATAGCACAGCTGTCCATTCCGGAAAGATAATAAAGCAGCATTTCTTTCCCATCCTTATCTTCTCTCATTATTTTTACTGTGCCTTCGATTATTATGGGAACAAACCTGATATAGCTTCCTGGTCGCATAAGATAGCTACCTGCTTCAAGTTCCATAAAATTTCCAATCTGGCTTAATTCCTGGATTAATTCGGTTTCAAAAAGCCCTTTAAATTGCTTTTCGTAGAATTCCGGATCTTTCTGCATATTGATTGTTGATTTCTATTTTTAACAAAAATAAAACAAAAAAGCACTTTTCTCAAAAGAAAAGTGCTCTCTTATTCAATAACTCAAAATATCAGGCATTTTGTTGATTCATAACTTCGGTTTGCTTTCTAATTGACTCCATGTGAATCAATTTGAATAATTCCTCCACAACTTCAGGATACAAATTGAGACTTTTAGCCCATTCTGCACGGGTTTCATGCACTGCTTTCCATCTGTCAAGTTGAAGAACAGCCACATTATGATCTCTTTTGTATTCACCTAATTGCTCTACTACTGACATCCTGCTTGCCAAAACCTCCAATAGCTCGCGATCCAGATTATCTAATCTTTGTCTCAATCTTTCTAGTTCACTTTGAAAATCACTCTCGTAAGTCGCTTTTCTGAATTCAATATTTGAAAGCATTTCAGCAAGAGCATTCGGAGTCAATTGTTGAGAAGCATCAGACCAGGCCTCGTCAGGATTGCGATGAGATTCAATTATCAGACCGTCATAGTTTAAATCCATTGCTCTTTGGGTCAGTTCTGCCAAATAAGCTCTTTTTCCGGCCATATGACTAGGATCACCTATCAACGGAATTTGAGGAAATAATGTCTTCAATTCAACGGCAATTTGCCACATTGGAGAATTGCGATATTTGGTTTCCTGAGCATTGGAGAATCCTCTGTGAATAGCTCCCATTTTATTAATACCAGCACCCGCAATTCTTTCAAAAGCACCAACCCATAAAGCTAAATCAGGGTTTACAGGGTTTTTGATTAAAACCGGAATATCTACACCTTTCAGTGAATCGGCAAGGTCCTGTACATTAAATGGGTTAACTGTAGTGCGGGCACCAATCCAAAGTACATCAACGCCATATTTAAGGGCGAGTTCAACGTGCTGAGGCGTGGCAACTTCAACAGCAGTTTTCAGACCGGTTTCAGCTTTAGCTTTTTGCAACCATGGCAATGCTTCTTCGCCTTTTCCTTCAAAACTACCCGGTCTGGTACGCGGTTTCCAAACTCCGGCTCTCAAAATATGGGCAAAACCATTATTTTTTATACTAATAGCAGTTTCCATTACTTGTTCCTCAGATTCAGCACTACAAGGACCGGCAATGATTAATGGTTTTCCTTCGGTTTCTACCCATGTATTTAAGGGTAAAACATCAATATTCGCTTTCATTTTTTAATTAGTATTGGGTACTTCTACCAATTGATTTATCCTAAATTTATATTTTTTTTCCAATCATTAGTATCTTTGTATATTCATTAACAAATCTAAAATCATAGTGAAAAATCTGATTTCTCAAATAGACTTTACAGACACAAAAGTTGCGTTTGAAAGCCAAAACTCTTCGATTTTGTGGAAGAATTACAATATTTACCGACTAATGAACCAAAATTGGCTCGTAAATATAGGCACTTTTTTTATAAAAGTTAGTCTCAAGATTGGCTTGCCCATAAAAAAAATAATAAAGGACACAGTTTTTGGGTTATTTTGTGGAGGAGAAACTATTGATGAGTGCGAGAGGACTATTCATAAATTGCATAATTTTCAAATTGGAACAATACTCGATTATTCGGTTGAAGGGGAAGATGATGAATTGAGTTTTGATCAAACTAAAGATGAGATATTACAATCAATAATTTATGCCAAAGATCACAAGGATAAGATTCCCTATTCTGTTTTTAAAATAACAGGAATTGGTTCCAGAGATCTACTGACCAAAATACAGGAAAATAAAAATCCCTTGGATACTGAAGAAAAGAGGAAATATGAGGCATTTAAAAACAGATTGAATACTTTGGCAGAAGCAGCCAAAAATCATCAAATGAGACTATTTATTGATGCTGAGGAAACCTGGATACAAAATGTTATTGATGATTTGGTACTGGATTTAATGAGAAAATATAACAAGGGAAATCAACCTATAATTTTTAATACCTATCAATTATACAGAACCCAGGCATACAATATTTTAAAAAGTCATTTTGAAACCGGGAAAAGTGAAGGTTTTAAAGTTGGTGCTAAACTAGTTAGAGGTGCTTATATGGAAAAAGAAAGAGAACGGGCACAAAAACTTGATTATGAAGACCCAATCAATGCAAATAAGGAAATAACTGACCGTCAATTTAACAATGCCACCATATTGTGTATTGAAAATGCCGAGTGGATTAGTGTGTGCTTAGGTACCCATAATGAAGAGAGCTGTAAAGTGGGGGTGGAGCATATTGAAAAAAAAGGTTTGGATGTTGGGGATCAACGTGTTTATTTTGCCCAACTTTTGGGAATGAGCGATAATATAACTTTTAATTTGGCTAAAGCTGGTTTTAACACGGCAAAATATGTCCCATTTGGTCCCGTAGAATCTGTAATGCCTTATTTATTGCGTAGAGCTGAGGAAAATACATCAATTGCCGGACAAACAAGCAGAGAGTTCAGAATGTTTAAAATTGAAATTGACAGAAGAAAGAAAGAGAATGTATGAATAATTCCTTAAAGTATTTTTTGTTTGCTATTACCCTGATAATTGTGGATCAGGTTTTGAAATTATGGATGCATTTTGTGGTTTTACCCCAACATTTTGGAAATATTGATTTAATACCAGGAATTTTTAAGCTGCATTATGTTACCAATAAAGGAATGGCTTTTGGGATGGAGCTGGGTGGAGAATATGGTAAGCTCGCTTTGACATTGTTCAGGTTGGTTGCAATGTTTGGTATTGGATGGTATCTTAATTTTCAAGCCACAAAGACCCCAAATAATGGTCTCTTATGGGCAATTGCAGCAATACTTGCAGGGGCAATGGGAAATGTTTTAGATAGTACGTTTTATGGTGTTTTAATAAATGGAAATGCACCAACAGAAGCACCCTATCCCTGGTTTCATGGACAGGTGATTGATATGTTTTATTTTTATTTTCTCGATGGTTTCTGGCCAGAGTGGGTGCCTATAGTGGGAGGGACCTACCATTCTACACCGATATTTAATTTTGCTGATGCTTGTATATTTTTAGGTGTAGTTTCAATTCTCTTTTTTCAAAAAAGGTTTTTGGAAATGAAACCTATGGATAATGATTTTGTAATGCATATGACTGAAAATGAGTCTATATTAGAAACTGGTGAACACAAAAGCTCACAAAATCAGGATAATAGTGAA
It encodes the following:
- a CDS encoding tyrosine-type recombinase/integrase; the protein is MTHLIERFTEHLKKGKYNTATIAAYRNAIFVFYNHFRDYPQSKITDELISSYLLEMSQTKNSRYDAVQTGKAIKLFYEVIFNKTLNLKSTGKIKEEQVIDVLSKNELVSLFGSIKNMKHRLLLMLVYNNGLKINEVINLEVSDLNLEEHTITIRNKTPKKNRVLRLPSKLNGFIKSYLEKYSPTTILFTGAGGDSYYSARNIQIFFQKALNDAGINKSATVNTLRHSFAVHSLELGMDIHILQKILGHSNIQTTTVYQQFIKVNTYNIHTPLEIMDLPV
- the pdxA gene encoding 4-hydroxythreonine-4-phosphate dehydrogenase PdxA — translated: MENEFLPKIGITIGDVNGIGPEVLLKAISTNRINKICTPIIYGSGKHLSRYKQVIDMHHWQYVGINEAKQAQSKNSSLINCLKGDYFEIEFGKKDPKAGKLAFDSLERATNDLKKGEIDGLVTAPISKENIQSENFKFPGHTEYLAKKFEKNQVLMLMVSDDLRIGVVTGHVPLSDIKNKLTKELISEKLRIFIDSLKIDFGIQKPKIAVLGLNPHAGENGLLGEEENNVIIPVIKDFTQNGNIVIGPFPTDGFFANGSYKKFDGILAMYHDQGLTPFKMMAFESGVNFTAGLMGIRTSPDHGTAFDIAGKNQADANSMLSAIYLAVDIAKKRKEFVELETNALKHQKIDLENLKKEKH
- a CDS encoding MBL fold metallo-hydrolase codes for the protein MKVEQMYTGCLAEAAYYIESNGEVAIVDPLREPDPYIQKAASEGAKIKYILETHFHADFVSGHLELAAKTGATIVFGPTAQPGYAALVAKDEEELQLGDIKIKVLHTPGHTMESCCFLVKDEKDKDYGIITGDTLFIGDVGRPDLAIKGNVTQEVLAGYLYDSLHNKILTLDDDVIVFPGHGAGSACGKNMSKETTDSLGNQKKTNYALQAKTRDEFIDKVLTGLVAPPQYFPKNAVLNKMGYGKIDDVYEKGLKGLNPLEFKTAAEETNALVLDLRAAQEFCKGFIPNSWNIGLEGSFASWAGTLITDLEQPILLVGEESKIKEAITRLSRVGYDNTLGYLIGGIAAWQADGNEVETITSISASEFAETFHKNPEINVLDSRKKSEYDSEHVVGVSNFPLDFVHQNLAELDPEKTYYIHCASGYRSMVISSILKSKGYNNLIEIAGGFKAIKETGKLELTDYICPTTLL
- a CDS encoding Crp/Fnr family transcriptional regulator, with translation MQKDPEFYEKQFKGLFETELIQELSQIGNFMELEAGSYLMRPGSYIRFVPIIIEGTVKIMREDKDGKEMLLYYLSGMDSCAMSLTCCLQSKISDIAAVAEEKTRFVAIPVEKVDEWICKYNSWKQFVFNTYQKRFDSLMETIDCIAFNKLDQRLISLIRKKIKITGGTRILYTTHEELANELATSREVVSRLLKQLEKIGQLKLSRNKIELL
- a CDS encoding bifunctional 3-deoxy-7-phosphoheptulonate synthase/chorismate mutase type II — protein: MKANIDVLPLNTWVETEGKPLIIAGPCSAESEEQVMETAISIKNNGFAHILRAGVWKPRTRPGSFEGKGEEALPWLQKAKAETGLKTAVEVATPQHVELALKYGVDVLWIGARTTVNPFNVQDLADSLKGVDIPVLIKNPVNPDLALWVGAFERIAGAGINKMGAIHRGFSNAQETKYRNSPMWQIAVELKTLFPQIPLIGDPSHMAGKRAYLAELTQRAMDLNYDGLIIESHRNPDEAWSDASQQLTPNALAEMLSNIEFRKATYESDFQSELERLRQRLDNLDRELLEVLASRMSVVEQLGEYKRDHNVAVLQLDRWKAVHETRAEWAKSLNLYPEVVEELFKLIHMESIRKQTEVMNQQNA
- a CDS encoding proline dehydrogenase family protein, producing MNQNWLVNIGTFFIKVSLKIGLPIKKIIKDTVFGLFCGGETIDECERTIHKLHNFQIGTILDYSVEGEDDELSFDQTKDEILQSIIYAKDHKDKIPYSVFKITGIGSRDLLTKIQENKNPLDTEEKRKYEAFKNRLNTLAEAAKNHQMRLFIDAEETWIQNVIDDLVLDLMRKYNKGNQPIIFNTYQLYRTQAYNILKSHFETGKSEGFKVGAKLVRGAYMEKERERAQKLDYEDPINANKEITDRQFNNATILCIENAEWISVCLGTHNEESCKVGVEHIEKKGLDVGDQRVYFAQLLGMSDNITFNLAKAGFNTAKYVPFGPVESVMPYLLRRAEENTSIAGQTSREFRMFKIEIDRRKKENV
- a CDS encoding lipoprotein signal peptidase, with amino-acid sequence MNNSLKYFLFAITLIIVDQVLKLWMHFVVLPQHFGNIDLIPGIFKLHYVTNKGMAFGMELGGEYGKLALTLFRLVAMFGIGWYLNFQATKTPNNGLLWAIAAILAGAMGNVLDSTFYGVLINGNAPTEAPYPWFHGQVIDMFYFYFLDGFWPEWVPIVGGTYHSTPIFNFADACIFLGVVSILFFQKRFLEMKPMDNDFVMHMTENESILETGEHKSSQNQDNSEGNS